The following proteins are encoded in a genomic region of Galbibacter sp. BG1:
- a CDS encoding LUD domain-containing protein: MSLFKKLFGSKQKKEASATGADQRGKFMPEIKLPTDEKFTINFKKNGGKFLYCDSLAEIHDCFKNILSENNWSTQQVCCLDPKVNEIFKDSKFKNTNNCTNSTILLSPCENLVADNGAILISSNQIKESKLNDLPDNFIIFATTSQLVDTIGEGLRGIKNKNKNQIPTNITTIKHFNIKEENDFLTYGSSSKNLYLLLLEDL; the protein is encoded by the coding sequence ATGAGCTTATTTAAAAAACTTTTCGGATCAAAACAAAAAAAAGAAGCATCTGCTACTGGCGCTGATCAAAGAGGAAAGTTTATGCCAGAAATTAAGCTTCCAACCGATGAAAAGTTTACCATTAATTTCAAAAAAAATGGCGGTAAATTTCTTTATTGCGATTCTCTAGCAGAAATTCACGATTGTTTTAAAAATATCCTTTCAGAGAATAATTGGTCCACCCAGCAAGTATGTTGTTTAGATCCTAAAGTAAATGAAATATTTAAGGACTCTAAATTTAAAAATACCAACAACTGCACCAATTCGACCATTTTACTTTCGCCTTGCGAAAATTTGGTAGCAGACAATGGTGCTATTCTTATATCTTCCAATCAAATTAAAGAGAGTAAGCTCAACGACTTACCCGATAATTTTATAATTTTCGCTACTACAAGTCAGCTTGTAGATACCATTGGAGAAGGTTTAAGAGGTATTAAGAATAAAAACAAGAATCAAATTCCCACAAACATTACTACCATAAAACACTTCAATATAAAAGAAGAAAATGATTTTCTTACTTACGGAAGTAGTTCAAAAAACTTATATTTGCTGCTTCTGGAAGACCTATAA
- a CDS encoding phosphatidylserine decarboxylase family protein, producing MFHREGYKIIAIAFIFAAIGIILAHFYIDVNWLKLTVQIAFLAVLVLILQFFRNPKRVTNVTDENIIAPVDGKVVVIEEVFEKEYFKDKRLQVSIFMSPVNVHVTRYALSGIVKYSKYHPGKFLVAWHPKSSEENERTTVVIENPVYGEVLYRQIAGAMAKRIVNYAVEGEEVVQGADGGFIKFGSRVDLFLPLGSDIKVALHQKVKGGIDIIAS from the coding sequence ATGTTCCATAGAGAAGGTTATAAAATTATAGCTATCGCCTTTATTTTCGCTGCGATTGGAATTATCTTAGCACATTTTTACATCGATGTCAATTGGCTAAAATTAACTGTACAGATAGCCTTTTTGGCTGTTCTTGTATTAATACTTCAATTCTTTAGGAATCCGAAACGGGTTACCAATGTTACCGATGAAAATATTATTGCTCCGGTAGATGGAAAGGTTGTGGTGATTGAAGAAGTTTTTGAAAAAGAATATTTTAAAGATAAGCGCCTTCAAGTGTCTATTTTCATGTCCCCTGTAAACGTTCATGTTACGAGATATGCCCTTAGCGGAATTGTAAAATACAGCAAATACCATCCTGGCAAATTTTTAGTGGCATGGCACCCGAAATCTTCAGAAGAAAATGAACGAACCACTGTGGTTATCGAAAACCCAGTTTATGGAGAAGTGTTATATAGACAGATTGCCGGAGCTATGGCAAAGCGTATTGTTAATTATGCAGTAGAAGGCGAAGAGGTAGTACAAGGTGCCGATGGCGGATTTATAAAATTTGGATCTCGGGTAGACCTGTTTCTCCCCCTCGGAAGCGACATCAAAGTGGCACTTCATCAAAAAGTAAAAGGAGGTATCGACATTATAGCGTCTTAG
- a CDS encoding autorepressor SdpR family transcription factor → MNAIFKALNDKTRREILNLLKQKDMSAGDIAEKFNISKPSISHHLELLKRADLVYAKKEGQFIIYSINTTILDDLLNWILTLKNQENEN, encoded by the coding sequence ATGAACGCGATTTTTAAGGCTTTAAATGACAAAACCCGTAGGGAAATTCTAAATCTTTTAAAGCAAAAAGATATGAGCGCGGGCGATATCGCCGAAAAATTTAATATTTCCAAACCGAGCATCTCCCATCATTTAGAGCTTTTAAAGAGGGCCGACCTTGTATACGCTAAAAAAGAAGGGCAGTTTATTATTTATTCCATCAACACTACCATTTTAGATGATCTACTAAATTGGATACTAACCTTAAAAAACCAAGAAAATGAAAACTAA
- a CDS encoding phosphatidate cytidylyltransferase: MKELLKRALTGIIYVFLLLAAVFLSHDAFDFLFLIFGIICIYEFKKIIRLSGFYIFVAFLLVWWLFIYLLGELEQQPILRNILLIVCITVNLILARQLFWKKRIIYSNAQKFILTLSYIGGGCIFLTMIPYKEPDDFAESLIIGIFILIWVNDSFAYLVGRTFGKNKLFPSVSPKKTVEGFLGGLVFALIASYILYLYSGELNLIQWTILTIVVVITGSVGDLVESKFKRLAGVKDSGAILPGHGGMLDRLDSLIFAAPFAYLTLQIFHYVP; encoded by the coding sequence GTGAAAGAACTTCTAAAACGTGCCTTAACTGGTATAATCTATGTTTTTTTACTTTTGGCCGCAGTATTTTTAAGTCACGATGCTTTTGACTTTCTCTTCTTAATCTTCGGTATTATTTGTATTTACGAGTTTAAAAAGATAATTCGATTAAGTGGGTTTTATATTTTCGTGGCGTTTCTGTTGGTTTGGTGGCTTTTTATATACCTCCTTGGGGAATTGGAGCAACAACCCATACTCCGCAACATCCTTTTAATTGTTTGCATTACGGTTAATTTAATCTTGGCAAGACAGCTCTTTTGGAAAAAGAGGATTATCTATTCCAACGCACAAAAATTTATACTCACCCTTTCATATATTGGCGGAGGCTGTATTTTCCTTACCATGATCCCTTATAAAGAACCCGACGATTTTGCAGAATCTTTAATTATCGGTATTTTTATATTGATATGGGTAAACGATTCTTTTGCCTATTTAGTGGGGAGAACTTTTGGTAAAAACAAGCTTTTCCCAAGTGTATCCCCTAAAAAAACTGTAGAAGGCTTTTTAGGAGGTTTGGTATTTGCTTTAATCGCATCTTATATTTTATATTTATACTCGGGAGAGCTCAACTTGATACAATGGACAATTTTAACTATTGTAGTAGTTATTACAGGTTCTGTAGGGGATTTGGTAGAGTCTAAATTTAAACGATTGGCAGGCGTAAAAGACAGTGGTGCTATTTTACCCGGCCATGGAGGAATGCTAGATCGACTCGATAGCCTTATCTTTGCTGCACCTTTTGCATACTTAACACTTCAAATTTTTCATTATGTTCCATAG
- a CDS encoding acyl-CoA-binding protein, with translation MTEEELHKEFEAAVERVNSYENAFPADFLLRLYAYYKKATQNSEPPSSRRSIINAFKANALFQARGLSENEAKEHYVALVKEYFKS, from the coding sequence ATGACCGAAGAAGAATTACATAAAGAATTTGAAGCAGCCGTGGAACGCGTAAACAGTTATGAAAACGCGTTTCCAGCAGATTTTCTTTTGCGTCTCTATGCCTACTATAAAAAAGCGACTCAAAACAGTGAACCACCCAGCTCTCGACGCTCCATTATAAATGCATTTAAAGCAAACGCCTTATTCCAAGCAAGAGGCCTTAGTGAAAATGAAGCCAAAGAGCACTACGTAGCCTTGGTAAAAGAGTACTTTAAATCTTAA